The following coding sequences lie in one Deinococcus arcticus genomic window:
- a CDS encoding transposase — MPPKQGQRHATQYDHVAYRERNQIERAIAWLKRFRRIATRYDKRRCHYAAWLEVAVAMTWIR, encoded by the coding sequence ATCCCACCGAAGCAAGGGCAACGACACGCAACGCAGTACGACCACGTTGCGTACCGCGAACGCAACCAGATCGAACGCGCCATTGCTTGGCTGAAACGGTTTCGGCGTATCGCAACGCGCTACGACAAGCGGCGCTGTCATTACGCAGCATGGCTCGAAGTGGCTGTCGCCATGACGTGGATCC